From Rhinoraja longicauda isolate Sanriku21f chromosome 30, sRhiLon1.1, whole genome shotgun sequence, a single genomic window includes:
- the zbtb17 gene encoding zinc finger and BTB domain-containing protein 17 isoform X2 produces MCQSVKMLLSGCWTGMDFPQHSHQVLEQLNQQRHLGLLCDCTFVVDGIDFKAHKAVLAACSEYFRTLFLDQKDVVHLDISNAAGLGQMLEFMYTAKLKLTEANVFDVQAVAGFLQMHNIVSTCTTFIESKSCSPPAASTKEEPPPSPARPALAEEMEEQSSDEKRDEDVTVGSPVKEQKDPAVEVRVESEDDDTAVEFEDDEDEDYKPGDMVKDAVPKIYGERRHLSSRRSTSSETKDCDAEGDRKEEPANGDLKETDLEGQDDTDSELQENGEELPHCRGDSQGHSDCSERMDSESDTTLDDPDSANDTRRHRFGPYIDRTESRPYGSITHKCKEFTHTGNYKRHVRIHTGEKPFSCHECNKAFSDPAACKAHEKTHSPVKPHSCGECGKSYRLISLLNLHKKRHTGEAKYTCDDCRKTFTTSGNLKRHQLVHSGEKPYQCDYCQRSFSDPTAKMRHLEMHDADKVHKCPHCEKRFNQLGNLKAHLKIHIVDGPLKCRECGKQFTTSGNLKRHLRIHSGEKPYVCPHCQRAFSDPGALQRHVRIHTGEKPCICIICGKSFTQASSLIAHIRQHTGEKPYVCDRCGKRFTQSSQLANHIRHHDNIRPHQCHICNKAFVNAGDLAKHVIIHTGEKPYLCDTCGRGFNRVDNLRSHVKTVHQGKTGLKKLKCKDEDEEEDRSVVTVTTDTVVTLATEELAATAVTQLTVVPVAAAVTADETEVLKAEITKAVEQVQEADPNAHILYACDSCGEKFLDAHSLAQHVRIHTAQALVMFQADTDFYQQYSNGSWQAEHVIQPAELLFRGRDGAELPIAAAEQTQVLSCQNPSQ; encoded by the exons ATGTGCCAATCTGTCAAGATGCTGCTTTCTGGATG TTGGACAGGGATGGATTTTCCGCAGCACAGTCACCAGGTCCTGGAGCAGCTGAACCAACAGCGGCACCTGGGACTGCTGTGTGACTGCACCTTTGTCGTGGACGGCATTGACTTCAAGGCCCACAAGGCCGTGCTGGCGGCGTGCAGCGAGTATTTCAGAACCTTGTTCCTGGATCAGAAGGATGTGGTGCACCTGGACATCAGTAACGCAGCCG GTCTGGGCCAGATGCTGGAGTTCATGTACACGGCCAAGCTGAAGCTGACGGAGGCGAATGTCTTTGACGTGCAGGCCGTGGCGGGCTTCCTTCAGATGCACAACATCGTGAGCACATGCACAACATTCATCGAGAGCAAGTCCTGCAGCCCGCCCGCGGCCAGCACCAAAGAGGAGCCCCCTCCTTCTCCCGCTCGTCCTGCTCTTGCTGAAG AGATGGAGGAGCAGAGCAGCGATGAGAAGCGGGATGAAGACGTGACCGTGGGTTCCCCGGTGAAGGAGCAGAAGGACCCTGCGGTTGAGGTGAGGGTGGAGTCGGAGGATGACGACACAGCAGTGGAGTTTGAAGACGATGAGGATGAAGATTACAAGCCCG GGGACATGGTGAAAGATGCCGTGCCAAAGATCTACGGTGAACGTCGCCACCTTTCCTCCAGGAGAAGCACTTCAAGTGAAACCAAAGACTGCGACGCTGAAGGGGATCGCAAGGAAG AGCCGGCGAATGGCGACCTGAAGGAGACGGACCTGGAGGGGCAGGATGACACCGACTCCGAGCTGCAGGAGAATGGCGAGGAGTTGCCGCACTGCCGCGGGGACAGCCAGGGGCACTCGGACTGCAGCGAGAGGATGGACTCCGAGTCAGACACCACGCTGGACGACCCGGACAGCGCCAACGACACCAGGCGCCACCGCTTCGGGCCCTACATTGACCGCACCGAGTCACGGCCGTACGGATCCATAACGCACAAGTGCAAG GAGTTCACGCACACGGGCAACTACAAGAGGCACGTGCGCATCCACACCGGAGAGAAGCCCTTCTCCTGCCACGAATGCAACAAGGCCTTCTCTGACCCGGCCGCCTGCAAAGCTCACGAGAAAACACACAG TCCGGTGAAGCCTCACTCGTGCGGGGAGTGCGGCAAGAGTTACCGGCTGATCAGTTTGCTGAACCTGCACAAGAAGCGTCACACGGGCGAGGCCAAGTACACGTGTGACGACTGCCGCAAGACCTTCACCACGTCGGGCAACCTCAAACGCCACCAGCTGGTGCACAGCGGCGAGAAGCCGTACCAGTGCGACTACTGCCAGCGCTCCTTCTCCGACCCCACCGCCAAGATGCGTCACCTGGAGATGCACGACGCAGACAAGGTGCACAAGTGCCCGCACTGCGAGAAGCGCTTCAACCAG CTGGGGAACCTGAAAGCCCACCTGAAGATCCACATCGTGGACGGGCCGCTGAAGTGCAGGGAGTGCGGCAAGCAGTTCACCACGTCAG GGAACCTGAAGCGGCACCTGCGGATCCACAGCGGGGAGAAGCCGTACGTCTGCCCGCACTGCCAGCGAGCGTTCTCCGACCCTGGAGCACTGCAGCGTCACGTACGCATCCACACAG GTGAGAAGCCGTGCATCTGCAtcatctgtgggaagagcttcACGCAGGCCAGCTCGCTGATCGCCCACATCCGGCAACACACCGGGGAGAAGCCGTACGTCTGTGACCGCTGCGGTAAAAG GTTCACACAGTCCAGCCAGCTGGCCAACCACATCCGGCACCACGACAACATCCGGCCACACCAGTGCCACATCTGCAACAAGGCCTTCGTCAACGCCGGCGACCTGGCCAAGCACGTCATCATCCACACAG GTGAGAAGCCGTACCTGTGCGACACGTGTGGGAGGGGCTTCAATCGCGTGGACAATCTGCGCTCGCACGTGAAAACCGTGCACCAGGGCAAGACCGGCCTGAAGAAGCTGAAGTGCAAAGATGAGGATGAGGAGGAAGACAGGAGCGTGGTCACGGTTACCACGGACACCGTGGTCACCCTGGCGAccgaggagctggcggccacgGCCGTCACCCAGCTGACAG TGGTGCCGGTGGCAGCGGCAGTAACTGCGGACGAGACCGAGGTCCTGAAGGCAGAGATTACTAAAGCAGTGGAGCAGGTTCAGGAAGCAG ATCCCAATGCCCACATCCTGTACGCCTGTGATTCCTGTGGGGAGAAGTTCCTGGACGCCCACAGCCTGGCCCAGCACGTGCGGATCCACACGGCCCAGGCACTAGTCATGTTCCAGGCCGACACGGACTTCTACCAGCAGTACAGTAACGGCAGCTGGCAAGCTGAGCACGTCATCCAGCCGGCGGAGCTGCTCTTCCGGGGCCGTGACGGCGCCGAGCTTCCCATCGCCGCGGCCGAACAGACTCAAGTACTGAGCTGCCAGAACCCTTCGCAGTGA
- the zbtb17 gene encoding zinc finger and BTB domain-containing protein 17 isoform X3, translated as MDFPQHSHQVLEQLNQQRHLGLLCDCTFVVDGIDFKAHKAVLAACSEYFRTLFLDQKDVVHLDISNAAGLGQMLEFMYTAKLKLTEANVFDVQAVAGFLQMHNIVSTCTTFIESKSCSPPAASTKEEPPPSPARPALAEEMEEQSSDEKRDEDVTVGSPVKEQKDPAVEVRVESEDDDTAVEFEDDEDEDYKPGDMVKDAVPKIYGERRHLSSRRSTSSETKDCDAEGDRKEEPANGDLKETDLEGQDDTDSELQENGEELPHCRGDSQGHSDCSERMDSESDTTLDDPDSANDTRRHRFGPYIDRTESRPYGSITHKCKDCGKEFTHTGNYKRHVRIHTGEKPFSCHECNKAFSDPAACKAHEKTHSPVKPHSCGECGKSYRLISLLNLHKKRHTGEAKYTCDDCRKTFTTSGNLKRHQLVHSGEKPYQCDYCQRSFSDPTAKMRHLEMHDADKVHKCPHCEKRFNQLGNLKAHLKIHIVDGPLKCRECGKQFTTSGNLKRHLRIHSGEKPYVCPHCQRAFSDPGALQRHVRIHTGEKPCICIICGKSFTQASSLIAHIRQHTGEKPYVCDRCGKRFTQSSQLANHIRHHDNIRPHQCHICNKAFVNAGDLAKHVIIHTGEKPYLCDTCGRGFNRVDNLRSHVKTVHQGKTGLKKLKCKDEDEEEDRSVVTVTTDTVVTLATEELAATAVTQLTVVPVAAAVTADETEVLKAEITKAVEQVQEADPNAHILYACDSCGEKFLDAHSLAQHVRIHTAQALVMFQADTDFYQQYSNGSWQAEHVIQPAELLFRGRDGAELPIAAAEQTQVLSCQNPSQ; from the exons ATGGATTTTCCGCAGCACAGTCACCAGGTCCTGGAGCAGCTGAACCAACAGCGGCACCTGGGACTGCTGTGTGACTGCACCTTTGTCGTGGACGGCATTGACTTCAAGGCCCACAAGGCCGTGCTGGCGGCGTGCAGCGAGTATTTCAGAACCTTGTTCCTGGATCAGAAGGATGTGGTGCACCTGGACATCAGTAACGCAGCCG GTCTGGGCCAGATGCTGGAGTTCATGTACACGGCCAAGCTGAAGCTGACGGAGGCGAATGTCTTTGACGTGCAGGCCGTGGCGGGCTTCCTTCAGATGCACAACATCGTGAGCACATGCACAACATTCATCGAGAGCAAGTCCTGCAGCCCGCCCGCGGCCAGCACCAAAGAGGAGCCCCCTCCTTCTCCCGCTCGTCCTGCTCTTGCTGAAG AGATGGAGGAGCAGAGCAGCGATGAGAAGCGGGATGAAGACGTGACCGTGGGTTCCCCGGTGAAGGAGCAGAAGGACCCTGCGGTTGAGGTGAGGGTGGAGTCGGAGGATGACGACACAGCAGTGGAGTTTGAAGACGATGAGGATGAAGATTACAAGCCCG GGGACATGGTGAAAGATGCCGTGCCAAAGATCTACGGTGAACGTCGCCACCTTTCCTCCAGGAGAAGCACTTCAAGTGAAACCAAAGACTGCGACGCTGAAGGGGATCGCAAGGAAG AGCCGGCGAATGGCGACCTGAAGGAGACGGACCTGGAGGGGCAGGATGACACCGACTCCGAGCTGCAGGAGAATGGCGAGGAGTTGCCGCACTGCCGCGGGGACAGCCAGGGGCACTCGGACTGCAGCGAGAGGATGGACTCCGAGTCAGACACCACGCTGGACGACCCGGACAGCGCCAACGACACCAGGCGCCACCGCTTCGGGCCCTACATTGACCGCACCGAGTCACGGCCGTACGGATCCATAACGCACAAGTGCAAG GACTGCGGGAAGGAGTTCACGCACACGGGCAACTACAAGAGGCACGTGCGCATCCACACCGGAGAGAAGCCCTTCTCCTGCCACGAATGCAACAAGGCCTTCTCTGACCCGGCCGCCTGCAAAGCTCACGAGAAAACACACAG TCCGGTGAAGCCTCACTCGTGCGGGGAGTGCGGCAAGAGTTACCGGCTGATCAGTTTGCTGAACCTGCACAAGAAGCGTCACACGGGCGAGGCCAAGTACACGTGTGACGACTGCCGCAAGACCTTCACCACGTCGGGCAACCTCAAACGCCACCAGCTGGTGCACAGCGGCGAGAAGCCGTACCAGTGCGACTACTGCCAGCGCTCCTTCTCCGACCCCACCGCCAAGATGCGTCACCTGGAGATGCACGACGCAGACAAGGTGCACAAGTGCCCGCACTGCGAGAAGCGCTTCAACCAG CTGGGGAACCTGAAAGCCCACCTGAAGATCCACATCGTGGACGGGCCGCTGAAGTGCAGGGAGTGCGGCAAGCAGTTCACCACGTCAG GGAACCTGAAGCGGCACCTGCGGATCCACAGCGGGGAGAAGCCGTACGTCTGCCCGCACTGCCAGCGAGCGTTCTCCGACCCTGGAGCACTGCAGCGTCACGTACGCATCCACACAG GTGAGAAGCCGTGCATCTGCAtcatctgtgggaagagcttcACGCAGGCCAGCTCGCTGATCGCCCACATCCGGCAACACACCGGGGAGAAGCCGTACGTCTGTGACCGCTGCGGTAAAAG GTTCACACAGTCCAGCCAGCTGGCCAACCACATCCGGCACCACGACAACATCCGGCCACACCAGTGCCACATCTGCAACAAGGCCTTCGTCAACGCCGGCGACCTGGCCAAGCACGTCATCATCCACACAG GTGAGAAGCCGTACCTGTGCGACACGTGTGGGAGGGGCTTCAATCGCGTGGACAATCTGCGCTCGCACGTGAAAACCGTGCACCAGGGCAAGACCGGCCTGAAGAAGCTGAAGTGCAAAGATGAGGATGAGGAGGAAGACAGGAGCGTGGTCACGGTTACCACGGACACCGTGGTCACCCTGGCGAccgaggagctggcggccacgGCCGTCACCCAGCTGACAG TGGTGCCGGTGGCAGCGGCAGTAACTGCGGACGAGACCGAGGTCCTGAAGGCAGAGATTACTAAAGCAGTGGAGCAGGTTCAGGAAGCAG ATCCCAATGCCCACATCCTGTACGCCTGTGATTCCTGTGGGGAGAAGTTCCTGGACGCCCACAGCCTGGCCCAGCACGTGCGGATCCACACGGCCCAGGCACTAGTCATGTTCCAGGCCGACACGGACTTCTACCAGCAGTACAGTAACGGCAGCTGGCAAGCTGAGCACGTCATCCAGCCGGCGGAGCTGCTCTTCCGGGGCCGTGACGGCGCCGAGCTTCCCATCGCCGCGGCCGAACAGACTCAAGTACTGAGCTGCCAGAACCCTTCGCAGTGA
- the zbtb17 gene encoding zinc finger and BTB domain-containing protein 17 isoform X1 has product MCQSVKMLLSGCWTGMDFPQHSHQVLEQLNQQRHLGLLCDCTFVVDGIDFKAHKAVLAACSEYFRTLFLDQKDVVHLDISNAAGLGQMLEFMYTAKLKLTEANVFDVQAVAGFLQMHNIVSTCTTFIESKSCSPPAASTKEEPPPSPARPALAEEMEEQSSDEKRDEDVTVGSPVKEQKDPAVEVRVESEDDDTAVEFEDDEDEDYKPGDMVKDAVPKIYGERRHLSSRRSTSSETKDCDAEGDRKEEPANGDLKETDLEGQDDTDSELQENGEELPHCRGDSQGHSDCSERMDSESDTTLDDPDSANDTRRHRFGPYIDRTESRPYGSITHKCKDCGKEFTHTGNYKRHVRIHTGEKPFSCHECNKAFSDPAACKAHEKTHSPVKPHSCGECGKSYRLISLLNLHKKRHTGEAKYTCDDCRKTFTTSGNLKRHQLVHSGEKPYQCDYCQRSFSDPTAKMRHLEMHDADKVHKCPHCEKRFNQLGNLKAHLKIHIVDGPLKCRECGKQFTTSGNLKRHLRIHSGEKPYVCPHCQRAFSDPGALQRHVRIHTGEKPCICIICGKSFTQASSLIAHIRQHTGEKPYVCDRCGKRFTQSSQLANHIRHHDNIRPHQCHICNKAFVNAGDLAKHVIIHTGEKPYLCDTCGRGFNRVDNLRSHVKTVHQGKTGLKKLKCKDEDEEEDRSVVTVTTDTVVTLATEELAATAVTQLTVVPVAAAVTADETEVLKAEITKAVEQVQEADPNAHILYACDSCGEKFLDAHSLAQHVRIHTAQALVMFQADTDFYQQYSNGSWQAEHVIQPAELLFRGRDGAELPIAAAEQTQVLSCQNPSQ; this is encoded by the exons ATGTGCCAATCTGTCAAGATGCTGCTTTCTGGATG TTGGACAGGGATGGATTTTCCGCAGCACAGTCACCAGGTCCTGGAGCAGCTGAACCAACAGCGGCACCTGGGACTGCTGTGTGACTGCACCTTTGTCGTGGACGGCATTGACTTCAAGGCCCACAAGGCCGTGCTGGCGGCGTGCAGCGAGTATTTCAGAACCTTGTTCCTGGATCAGAAGGATGTGGTGCACCTGGACATCAGTAACGCAGCCG GTCTGGGCCAGATGCTGGAGTTCATGTACACGGCCAAGCTGAAGCTGACGGAGGCGAATGTCTTTGACGTGCAGGCCGTGGCGGGCTTCCTTCAGATGCACAACATCGTGAGCACATGCACAACATTCATCGAGAGCAAGTCCTGCAGCCCGCCCGCGGCCAGCACCAAAGAGGAGCCCCCTCCTTCTCCCGCTCGTCCTGCTCTTGCTGAAG AGATGGAGGAGCAGAGCAGCGATGAGAAGCGGGATGAAGACGTGACCGTGGGTTCCCCGGTGAAGGAGCAGAAGGACCCTGCGGTTGAGGTGAGGGTGGAGTCGGAGGATGACGACACAGCAGTGGAGTTTGAAGACGATGAGGATGAAGATTACAAGCCCG GGGACATGGTGAAAGATGCCGTGCCAAAGATCTACGGTGAACGTCGCCACCTTTCCTCCAGGAGAAGCACTTCAAGTGAAACCAAAGACTGCGACGCTGAAGGGGATCGCAAGGAAG AGCCGGCGAATGGCGACCTGAAGGAGACGGACCTGGAGGGGCAGGATGACACCGACTCCGAGCTGCAGGAGAATGGCGAGGAGTTGCCGCACTGCCGCGGGGACAGCCAGGGGCACTCGGACTGCAGCGAGAGGATGGACTCCGAGTCAGACACCACGCTGGACGACCCGGACAGCGCCAACGACACCAGGCGCCACCGCTTCGGGCCCTACATTGACCGCACCGAGTCACGGCCGTACGGATCCATAACGCACAAGTGCAAG GACTGCGGGAAGGAGTTCACGCACACGGGCAACTACAAGAGGCACGTGCGCATCCACACCGGAGAGAAGCCCTTCTCCTGCCACGAATGCAACAAGGCCTTCTCTGACCCGGCCGCCTGCAAAGCTCACGAGAAAACACACAG TCCGGTGAAGCCTCACTCGTGCGGGGAGTGCGGCAAGAGTTACCGGCTGATCAGTTTGCTGAACCTGCACAAGAAGCGTCACACGGGCGAGGCCAAGTACACGTGTGACGACTGCCGCAAGACCTTCACCACGTCGGGCAACCTCAAACGCCACCAGCTGGTGCACAGCGGCGAGAAGCCGTACCAGTGCGACTACTGCCAGCGCTCCTTCTCCGACCCCACCGCCAAGATGCGTCACCTGGAGATGCACGACGCAGACAAGGTGCACAAGTGCCCGCACTGCGAGAAGCGCTTCAACCAG CTGGGGAACCTGAAAGCCCACCTGAAGATCCACATCGTGGACGGGCCGCTGAAGTGCAGGGAGTGCGGCAAGCAGTTCACCACGTCAG GGAACCTGAAGCGGCACCTGCGGATCCACAGCGGGGAGAAGCCGTACGTCTGCCCGCACTGCCAGCGAGCGTTCTCCGACCCTGGAGCACTGCAGCGTCACGTACGCATCCACACAG GTGAGAAGCCGTGCATCTGCAtcatctgtgggaagagcttcACGCAGGCCAGCTCGCTGATCGCCCACATCCGGCAACACACCGGGGAGAAGCCGTACGTCTGTGACCGCTGCGGTAAAAG GTTCACACAGTCCAGCCAGCTGGCCAACCACATCCGGCACCACGACAACATCCGGCCACACCAGTGCCACATCTGCAACAAGGCCTTCGTCAACGCCGGCGACCTGGCCAAGCACGTCATCATCCACACAG GTGAGAAGCCGTACCTGTGCGACACGTGTGGGAGGGGCTTCAATCGCGTGGACAATCTGCGCTCGCACGTGAAAACCGTGCACCAGGGCAAGACCGGCCTGAAGAAGCTGAAGTGCAAAGATGAGGATGAGGAGGAAGACAGGAGCGTGGTCACGGTTACCACGGACACCGTGGTCACCCTGGCGAccgaggagctggcggccacgGCCGTCACCCAGCTGACAG TGGTGCCGGTGGCAGCGGCAGTAACTGCGGACGAGACCGAGGTCCTGAAGGCAGAGATTACTAAAGCAGTGGAGCAGGTTCAGGAAGCAG ATCCCAATGCCCACATCCTGTACGCCTGTGATTCCTGTGGGGAGAAGTTCCTGGACGCCCACAGCCTGGCCCAGCACGTGCGGATCCACACGGCCCAGGCACTAGTCATGTTCCAGGCCGACACGGACTTCTACCAGCAGTACAGTAACGGCAGCTGGCAAGCTGAGCACGTCATCCAGCCGGCGGAGCTGCTCTTCCGGGGCCGTGACGGCGCCGAGCTTCCCATCGCCGCGGCCGAACAGACTCAAGTACTGAGCTGCCAGAACCCTTCGCAGTGA
- the zbtb17 gene encoding uncharacterized protein zbtb17 isoform X4 yields MEEQSSDEKRDEDVTVGSPVKEQKDPAVEVRVESEDDDTAVEFEDDEDEDYKPGDMVKDAVPKIYGERRHLSSRRSTSSETKDCDAEGDRKEEPANGDLKETDLEGQDDTDSELQENGEELPHCRGDSQGHSDCSERMDSESDTTLDDPDSANDTRRHRFGPYIDRTESRPYGSITHKCKDCGKEFTHTGNYKRHVRIHTGEKPFSCHECNKAFSDPAACKAHEKTHSPVKPHSCGECGKSYRLISLLNLHKKRHTGEAKYTCDDCRKTFTTSGNLKRHQLVHSGEKPYQCDYCQRSFSDPTAKMRHLEMHDADKVHKCPHCEKRFNQLGNLKAHLKIHIVDGPLKCRECGKQFTTSGNLKRHLRIHSGEKPYVCPHCQRAFSDPGALQRHVRIHTGEKPCICIICGKSFTQASSLIAHIRQHTGEKPYVCDRCGKRFTQSSQLANHIRHHDNIRPHQCHICNKAFVNAGDLAKHVIIHTGEKPYLCDTCGRGFNRVDNLRSHVKTVHQGKTGLKKLKCKDEDEEEDRSVVTVTTDTVVTLATEELAATAVTQLTVVPVAAAVTADETEVLKAEITKAVEQVQEADPNAHILYACDSCGEKFLDAHSLAQHVRIHTAQALVMFQADTDFYQQYSNGSWQAEHVIQPAELLFRGRDGAELPIAAAEQTQVLSCQNPSQ; encoded by the exons ATGGAGGAGCAGAGCAGCGATGAGAAGCGGGATGAAGACGTGACCGTGGGTTCCCCGGTGAAGGAGCAGAAGGACCCTGCGGTTGAGGTGAGGGTGGAGTCGGAGGATGACGACACAGCAGTGGAGTTTGAAGACGATGAGGATGAAGATTACAAGCCCG GGGACATGGTGAAAGATGCCGTGCCAAAGATCTACGGTGAACGTCGCCACCTTTCCTCCAGGAGAAGCACTTCAAGTGAAACCAAAGACTGCGACGCTGAAGGGGATCGCAAGGAAG AGCCGGCGAATGGCGACCTGAAGGAGACGGACCTGGAGGGGCAGGATGACACCGACTCCGAGCTGCAGGAGAATGGCGAGGAGTTGCCGCACTGCCGCGGGGACAGCCAGGGGCACTCGGACTGCAGCGAGAGGATGGACTCCGAGTCAGACACCACGCTGGACGACCCGGACAGCGCCAACGACACCAGGCGCCACCGCTTCGGGCCCTACATTGACCGCACCGAGTCACGGCCGTACGGATCCATAACGCACAAGTGCAAG GACTGCGGGAAGGAGTTCACGCACACGGGCAACTACAAGAGGCACGTGCGCATCCACACCGGAGAGAAGCCCTTCTCCTGCCACGAATGCAACAAGGCCTTCTCTGACCCGGCCGCCTGCAAAGCTCACGAGAAAACACACAG TCCGGTGAAGCCTCACTCGTGCGGGGAGTGCGGCAAGAGTTACCGGCTGATCAGTTTGCTGAACCTGCACAAGAAGCGTCACACGGGCGAGGCCAAGTACACGTGTGACGACTGCCGCAAGACCTTCACCACGTCGGGCAACCTCAAACGCCACCAGCTGGTGCACAGCGGCGAGAAGCCGTACCAGTGCGACTACTGCCAGCGCTCCTTCTCCGACCCCACCGCCAAGATGCGTCACCTGGAGATGCACGACGCAGACAAGGTGCACAAGTGCCCGCACTGCGAGAAGCGCTTCAACCAG CTGGGGAACCTGAAAGCCCACCTGAAGATCCACATCGTGGACGGGCCGCTGAAGTGCAGGGAGTGCGGCAAGCAGTTCACCACGTCAG GGAACCTGAAGCGGCACCTGCGGATCCACAGCGGGGAGAAGCCGTACGTCTGCCCGCACTGCCAGCGAGCGTTCTCCGACCCTGGAGCACTGCAGCGTCACGTACGCATCCACACAG GTGAGAAGCCGTGCATCTGCAtcatctgtgggaagagcttcACGCAGGCCAGCTCGCTGATCGCCCACATCCGGCAACACACCGGGGAGAAGCCGTACGTCTGTGACCGCTGCGGTAAAAG GTTCACACAGTCCAGCCAGCTGGCCAACCACATCCGGCACCACGACAACATCCGGCCACACCAGTGCCACATCTGCAACAAGGCCTTCGTCAACGCCGGCGACCTGGCCAAGCACGTCATCATCCACACAG GTGAGAAGCCGTACCTGTGCGACACGTGTGGGAGGGGCTTCAATCGCGTGGACAATCTGCGCTCGCACGTGAAAACCGTGCACCAGGGCAAGACCGGCCTGAAGAAGCTGAAGTGCAAAGATGAGGATGAGGAGGAAGACAGGAGCGTGGTCACGGTTACCACGGACACCGTGGTCACCCTGGCGAccgaggagctggcggccacgGCCGTCACCCAGCTGACAG TGGTGCCGGTGGCAGCGGCAGTAACTGCGGACGAGACCGAGGTCCTGAAGGCAGAGATTACTAAAGCAGTGGAGCAGGTTCAGGAAGCAG ATCCCAATGCCCACATCCTGTACGCCTGTGATTCCTGTGGGGAGAAGTTCCTGGACGCCCACAGCCTGGCCCAGCACGTGCGGATCCACACGGCCCAGGCACTAGTCATGTTCCAGGCCGACACGGACTTCTACCAGCAGTACAGTAACGGCAGCTGGCAAGCTGAGCACGTCATCCAGCCGGCGGAGCTGCTCTTCCGGGGCCGTGACGGCGCCGAGCTTCCCATCGCCGCGGCCGAACAGACTCAAGTACTGAGCTGCCAGAACCCTTCGCAGTGA